The sequence ATAGAAATTAAATTTGTTAAAAATTAGTTGAAGCAGTTATCATTCCTTGTATTTCGTAAATAAGTGTAACGGCTTTGTTTAAACTTTAAATTTTTAAATGTCCCAAAACCTTAGTTTAACTTTGCGATTATAAAATATCAACCAAAAATAGACTTTTTTCAGCATCTAATTTTAATATAGACCACAAGACCGATTTTGTTTTACTAACTTTGCAAATCGTAATAAAAGCGACTTAATTTTTTTATATGCATAAAGCAGGATTTGTAAATATTGTTGGAAAGCCAAACGCCGGAAAATCTACCCTTCTGAATCAATTGATGGGGGAGAAACTGGCAATCGTTACTCAAAAGGCACAGACAACCAGACATAGAATTTTTGGAATTTATAACGAAGAAGACTTACAGATCGTATTTTCTGATACTCCTGGAGTTTTAGATCCTAAATACGGTTTGCAGGAAAAAATGATGGATTTTGTAAAAGATTCATTGCAGGATGCAGACGTTTTTCTTTATATAGTAGACGTTACTGATAAATCTGAACAATCAGCATTTTTAATCGAGAAATTGAATAAAATTCCGGTACCGGTTTTACTGTTACTGAATAAAATTGATCAAACCAATCAGGAAGGTCTTGAGAAAATAGCTACAGAATGGCACGAAAGAATTCCAAAAGCGGAAATTCTTCCGATTTCAGCTTTAAATGCTTTTAATATTGATGTTATTTTACCTAAATTAAAATCAATGTTACCGGAAAGCCCTGCGTACTATGATAAGGATATGTACACTGATAAGCCTGAAAGATTCTTTGTAAACGAAGCCATCAGAGAGAAAATTCTTTTGAATTACGATAAAGAAATTCCATATTCGGTAGAAGTGGTTACCGAAATGTTTAAAGAAAAAGAAGGAATTATCTTCATCGATTCTATTATTTATGTAGAGAGAGATACCCAAAAAGGAATAATCATCGGACATAAAGGTGAAGCCATCAAAAAAGTTGGGACGGAAGCCAGGATAGATTTGGAGAAATTTTTCTCAAAAAAAATCCATTTGAATCTGTTTGTTAAAGTGAAAAAAGACTGGAGAAAAAACGACAGAGATTTGAAGAATTTCGGATACCGATAGACTAAAAAGTCAATATTCATCGTTGTATTAAAAGATTTTTATTATCTTTAAACTAAATTTTTAATCAATGAGTTATTCAAACTTAAAAGCTAATCCCATATACATAGACATCGTTTTATTGATAGTAAGATTATTTATAGGTTTTGCGATGTTGTCTCACGGTTTTCCAAAGCTTCAGATGTTATTAGAAGGTGGTGATATTCAATTTTTTGATTTCCTAGGATTAGGTCCGAAAATATCTTTAGGTCTGACTGTTTTTGCTGAATTTGTATGTTCTATTTTCCTGATTTTGGGATTATTTACAAGAATAGCCGTAGGTTTTCTCATCTTTACAATGATCATTGCAGGATTTGTAGTCCATGGTGCTGATCCATTTGATAAAAAAGAAATGAGTTTGCTTTACTTAGCAATTTATTTGCTCATCATGGTTTTAGGAGCGGGAAGATTCTCAATTGATGGCATGATAGAAAAGAAAAGAAGAGCTTCAGAATGGTAAAGTTTTATTTTTAAAAATATACAAGCGGTAATTTTTTTGCCGCTTTTTTGTGTCATATTTTTTTATTTAATAGGATTGTATCCTATTCTTTGTTAAATCGTCCCTTTGGGACTATGGTTGATATGCTTCTAAAAACCTTTTGATTTGAATATTTAAGTTTTCAGGATAATTTCGTACAATTTTTTTGGTTAAATACTTTTCATTAAATTCGTGAAAAATCAAAAAAGATTATGAAGATCAAACTAACCATCTGTTTACTGGCGTTTCTCAACCTCTATGATGCACAGGAAAACATTTCTTATCAGAAACCTTCTGCAGAAATTCTTAAACTTGCAGATTACGACAGACCGCCAAGTGTTTTGACTAATTCAAAAAAAGACTGGGTGGTTTTTGTATACCGACCGACCTATAAGACCTTGGATGATCTTAATCAGCAGGAAATGAAACTGGGAGGTTTGAGAATCAATCCTGTAACGAATATTTCGAGCTCTACATCTTATTCTTACAATTTGAAAGTAAGAAAGATGAATGATAAAACAGAAGTTCAGGTTAAAGGTCTGCCAACAAATCCTAAAATTACCAATACTTCTTTTTCGCCCGACGAGAAAAAATTAGCTTTCACAAACACTACCGATAAAGGCGTTGAACTTTGGGTTGTTGACTTAGAAACGGCAACGGCAAAAAAAATCACAAAAGATAATCTGAATGCCAATTTAGGAAATCCGTACAGTTGGATCAAAGACTCTCAAAGTTTTCTGATTAAAGTTCTTCCTGAGAACAGACCGAAACTCACAGATTCTTCAAAGGATTTACCAACCGGACCAATCGTTTCGACCGCTGACGGAAAGGTTTCTCAAAACAGAACGTATCAGGATCTGCTTAAAAATCCGCAGGATGAAAAGAATTTTGAAATTCTTACCGCATCAGAATTGTTTAATGTAGATTTAAACGGAAATTTAAAAAAGATAAAAGATCAGGATTTATACAGTGGAATCAGCTATTCTCCAGACGGAAATTATCTGATGCTGACCACTATCAAAAAGCCGTTCTCGTACATCGTTCCATTGAACAGATTCCCAATGACGACAACTGTTTATGATAACAAAGGAAACGTCGTAAAAGTTGTTAATGAAGTTCCGTTGAATGAGATTATGCCTAAGGGTTTTTCTTCTGTAAGAACTGGAAAAAGAGATATGAGCTGGAGAGCCGATCTGCCTGCAACGTTGGTTTTTGCAGAAGCTTTGGATGGAGGAGATCAATCAAAAGCCGTTGATTTCAGGGATGAAGTTTTCACATGGGAAGCTCCGTTTACTGCTATTCCAAAGTCTTTCTTTAAAACAAAGCAAAGATATGAAGGAACCAGCTGGACGAATAATCATTACGCAGTAGTTTCTGAAGGTTGGTATGATACCCGAAACACAAAGTCTTATCTGGTAGATTTAAATGACGGAAAATCTCAGATCATTGAAGACCGAAATTATCAGGATGTCTACAGCGATCCGGGAAGTTTTAATACCACCAAAAATGATTTCGGAAGATATGTTTTAGATATGAAAGGTGACAAGGCATATTTAATTGGAGCAGGATTCACCAAAGACGGACAGCATCCTTTCATCGATGAGATGGATATGAAATCTTTGAAAAAGAAAAGACTCTATACTTCAAATCTTAAAGGTGCAAAAGAAGAAATCATCGATATCATCAATCCTGCGAAAGGAGAGGTGTTGACAATTCAGCAGTCGGCAAGTCAGTATCCGAATTATTTTAAGAAAAATATTAAATCTAATAAAGCAGAAGCGGTTACTAATTTTGCCAATCCTTTTGAAAGTATTAAAGATGTTTATAAAGAAGTGATTACGTACAAAAGAAATGACGGCGTTACTTTAACGGGAACACTTTATTTACCTGCAAACTACGACAGAAAAGCTAAAAAAGAAAAACTTCCTTTGTTGATTTGGGCATATCCTACAGAATATAAAGACAAAAACACAGCAGGACAAAATACCCAAAACCCGAATGACTTTACGTTCCCATACTACGGTTCGTTTGTATACTGGACGACGAAAGGGTATGCGGTTCTTGACGATGCTGCTTTCCCAATCATCGGAGAAGGAAAAACAGAACCTAATGATACTTTCATACCTCAATTGGTGGCCAATGGAAAAGCAGCCATCGATGCTGTAGATCAGTTGGGTTACATCGACAGAAATAAAGTAGCAGTTGGCGGACATTCTTACGGAGCATTTATGACGGCCAATCTTTTGACTCATTCTAAAGATTACGCTTGCGGAATTGCCAGAAGTGGAGCCTACAACAGAACGCTGACGCCTTTTGGTTTCCAGAGTGAACAGAGAAATTACTGGGATATCCCTGAAATTTACAACACGATGTCACCGTTTATGAATGCAGACAAAATGAAGACACCGATGTTGCTGATTCATGGTGATGCTGACAACAATCCTGGGACATTTACTTTGCAGACCGAACGATATTTCCAGGCTTTGAAAAATCTTGGTGCGCCCGTAAAAATGGTTCTTCTGCCAAAAGAAGCTCACGGATATGTAGCTAAAGAAAACATTCTTCATCTTCTTTGGGAACAGGATCAGTTTCTGGAGAAATGTCTGAAGAAATAAATATGAAACCCGTTCATTTGAGCGGGTTTTTATTTTATTTGTATTTTAAAATTGAAAATTATGCCAATAGTAAGACGTTCAGAGCAAAAAAGACAAACACTTGAAGATTTTTACAGGGAATTTGTTCCCAAATCTGAAGATACATTTGAAGATGTTGGAACTCCAATGTTGGAAGTGTTGAAATTTTTAAATACAAGCTTTAAAAATACTGTCATTTACGGCTTAACTTCACATACTCACTTACTTCTGTTTAATAATGATAAAAGTGATAAGTTTTATATCTTAATTGCTGGATACCAATCAGAATATTATAATGAATTTATTATTGAATATGTAATTCCTGAAGATAAAAGGCCTTGGGAAGATGCCGTGATAAAAGGGAGAACCAGAGAGTTGGAGGATTTAAAAAAGATGATTATTATTTCAATGATTGAATCTGGAGGTTGGAAAGATAACCCGGAATTGGAAATTTGTTTTAAAAAATATAAATCTTAAAAACCATTTTTTTATGGATTTCAATATAGAATAATTCACATTGTGTTCATGTTATTTTTTGTAATTTTCTGCTGTAAAAATTTAGTTTAAATATTAAATTCCAAAAGGATTTCTGTTACAAAAAAAGTTATGTTAAAAACAAACCAACCATTTTTAGATTATTTAGAAAAAATATATAATAATCAGGACAATAAAGGAAATATCATTTTAGAATCTTTTGAAAAAGGAGAAAAAATACTGACCCAAAATGAGATTTCAACCAATATCATGCTCATCAGAACCGGAATTACAAAATGTTTTTTCACAGAAAAAAATGGTCACGAGTACATTGTTGAATTCTTAGGAAAAGGAGAGATTATTGGTGAAATAGAGGTGATGAAGAATGTTCCGTGTATTTGCAGTATCGAAGCGATAACAGAAGTTACAGTATTTTCGATGACAATTCCGTACTTTCAGTCACTGATCAAGAGCAACATCAATTTAAATCATTTATTGCTTGATGTTTTTGCTGAACGTATTGTTAATACTTCAAACAGATCATCTTATCAGCAACTTCACGCAACAGAACATACTTTGTCTCAACTTTTAGAACTAAAAGCGAAAGAAATGAAAGTTTCAAAAGAAGATATGGCAACTTATTTGGGAACTACAGTTCGAAGTCTGAACAAAGCTTTAAAAGACTCTAAAGAAAAGATGATGTGATTTAATTGCTAATATTACATTGCACCTTTATTTCCATCAAAATCATTTGAGAAACGTTTGAAGAAATAAACACAAAAAACTTCGCTCAATCTGGGCGAGGTTTTCATTTAAAAAATATTTTTAGTGTCTAAATAAGAAATTACCTCCTTCATATTTTTCAATTCTATAAAACGATCATGTTCCAAATGATGTTCATGCTGTTCGTGGCTCCAAGTAATATGGTAAGGAATATGTGCAGCGAATCCACCAATTTCCAAAACAGGTAAGATATCTGATTTTATGGAATTTCCAAGCATCAAAAAGTTATCAGGCTGACAGTCGAGATGTTTTAACAATTTTCTATAATCAGACTCTTTTTTATCACTCATGATTTCAATATGATGAAAATAATCCTGTAATCCTGATTTTTTAAGTTTACGTTCCTGATCCAACAAATCTCCTTTGGTGGCTATTACCAGCCTGTAGCTTCCTTTTAATTGATCTAATGTTTCGGTAACGCCATCCAACAACTCAATGGGTTTTTGAAGAAGTTCTTTTCCTATTTCAATAGTTTTATTGATGAGTTTAAGAGAAGCAGTGTTTTCGGAAACTCTGCTGATCGTTTCAATCATACAAAGTATAAAACCTTTTACACCATAGCCATAAAGATGAAGATTCTGCATTTCGGTTTTAAATAATTCCTGAGATACAGAATGTTGCGGAAGATAGTTTTCAAGAAGAATACAAAATTCTCTTTCAGCTTTCTGAAAATATGGTTCATTGATCCATAAAGTATCATCTGCATCAAAAGCAATTGTCGTTATACCATTGTTCATATTCTGTTTACTTGAGTTTTTGTAATTTTCTGCCAACAAAATTCATTATAAAAAACAAAACAGAAAAGGACATTTGTCCCAACCGAAATATGCTACGTATGAATCCTCAATTTTTAGATTATACAAGCCGGAGAATAAAAAATGTTGTTCTGAAATCTTTTGAATCTTGTCTTTGCAGTATCGAGGCCATAACAGAAGTTACTGTTTTTTCAATGACAATTCCGTACTTTCAGTCATTGATCAAGAGCAACATCAATTTAACTCAATTATTGCTTGATGTTTTTGCAGAACGTATTGTCAATACTTCAAACGAATCCTCGTACCAGCAGCTTCACGCAACAGAACATACTTTTGGAACTAAAGGCGAAAGAAATGAAGATTTCAAAAGAAGATATGGCAGCTTATTTGGGAACTACAGTCAGAAGTCTGAATAAGGCTTTGAAAGGACATCATGAAAATAATTCTAAAGAATAATTCTCTTATCATTTAAATAATCTTCCTGTATATTTGCAATATGCTATTATAAATGGTAGAGATGAAATTTTGAAACACACACTGAGAAGATTTACCGAAAATTGTTGACATCTATAACTCAACGATTCCTTCAAGAATGGTCATGATACGGAAAATGTTTCCGTTGAAAGTAAATTTGAATGGTTTAGCGAATCGAGTTTAAAGCTATTCAGATATTTTAGCTTTGAAGATTGGGGAATATTTTCTGATGTCGCAGTTTTGGATGGAGCAGAGAGGGCTTTGGTGATTTTAGGAAAGAGTGTGTGATTATTTGATTAATTATTTTCATTAGCTCTAAAAAAAATTAAACTTTAATATATTCACTTATTTTGAAAAACATAATCTACTTTTTTGTATTTATTCTTTTTTTACCAGTAAAGGACAGGCTAAAAAAGATATTTTTCTTATTCCATATCTGGTCGGAAATAAATGGGGATTAGCAGATACTTTAGGAAATATTAAAGTTAAACCTCAATATGATGAAGTGATAGACTTTACTATACAACCTCGCAAGTATGGGAGTATCCCACCTAATTCATTTTATTATGTCAGAAAAAATAATGAAATATATTTTATTGATGCTGGAAATAACAGGTATTTCAAAGACTACGAGCTAATAAAATCTCATAATGAAAAAAGAGTACTTTTCAAAAAAAATGGAAAAGTAGGCTTTCAGAGACCAAGTTTTAACAAGGGAGAATGGAAGCTGATAGGAGATCCTACATCCTATAAATATGACAATATTTACAATTATCCGAATGCTAATTCACTATTTACCTTAATTGTAGTTAACAAAAAAAAAGGATTAATGTTTTATGATGGAGAAATCATTATTCCTACGGAATACGATTCTATTTCTTATTCAAAATCTCTTGATGTTTGGGATTTTAATGCTTATCAATTAGATAATAATAAAAAAATAATCCAAACAAAAAAATATACAAAAAGCATAAACTTACCCCCACTTCCCGGGATTATAAACAAAAATAAAGATTCTAATCTTTTGGAAAGAAAGGAAATGGATGCTTTGTATAAGAAATCTTATAATTTGAGTAATTATAACAATGTTTACTATTATAGAGATTATTTACCTGCTATAGTAAAAGACAATAACAGTAATAAGTTTGGAATTGTCTCTACTCTGAAACCTGAAAAAATAGACTTTCTATATGATGATATATTTACTGTTGAGTATCATATCTCAGGTGAAAAAGAGAAGTATAAAGCCTATGCCTTTAAAAAAGGAAATATTTATGGATTGTTTGATAAGTCTGACAATAAGTATATCCCTTATCCATATGAATATGATGCTATAAAGCAAAAATATTACACTACAAACGATATTAATTCCTCTGCAGCTGCTTATGAAATGCCATATTTGGTTTTCAGTAAAAAAAATAAATACGGAGTAGATAATTTTAATCTTAAACTTTTTAATATGATTCCTTTTGATTACGATGATATTGTTGATAGAAGTATGATTGTAAAAGATAAAATGTTTGGAGTTTGGGATGATACTCCACTTAGGAAAATTCATATTCCCGCTAAATATCTCATAAAACCTGAACTTATTAAAGAAATTCAAATCGCAGATGCACGGAGAGCCTATATTTATAAATGCTTGAATAAAGAAAATAAAAGTGTATTTGTATATAGGAACGGAATTGAATTTTATAGAAAAAAATAAATAGCGATCTTAAAGACCGCTCTTTGTTTATAATTTATTCGCTTTAATTCTTCGGGTGGACATATCCAGAAAACGCTTCACCAACATAAATGCGGAAATCGTCAAGCCTAATCCAAGGGCTACTGTACTGGCATATTATTGTGTTTTTAAGAATTAACAATATCAAGTTTAATATTTTTATCAATATATTGATAACATTTTGATAGATTATATAAAATTTTTAGAAAGCGTATTCATTATTTTTTTTTGTAAAGTCATCACAACTCTTTAAATAACTCTTACTTTTAACAAAAAAGCAAAGCCTGATGACTTTGCTTTTTACTTTTGTTACTTTTTAAAATTAGGCTGCTTATCTTTTTCAATAAAAATATATCTGCCTTTGATTCCATTTTGAAGCATTCCTTTTTTACTGTTGAGCTCTTCTATGGATTCTATATTTTCATTTTTAAAGTTGGCCTTACCTCCGTTTTTTATATTTTCAGAAATCATTCTGGTAGGATTTAGATATAAATCTTCAAGATAGGTATTGAATTTTTGGTTGGTTATTGGGATTGCCTGCTTTCCAAAATGAGTTTCCATAAAATCAGTTGTATCATACATTTGTGGCAGCTTTACATTTTTTTTAAGTTGATAAATGAAGTTTTTCTCAGAATCTTCCAACAGAAAAATCAGTCCGGGAAGTCCACGAAATTTGTAAGGCCCTTCTTTGATATCAACATCATTTGAAAACCAGGCAACCCAAATTCTTCCTCCAAAATCTGTCGTTGCCTTTTGCAGTTGATATCCATTGTAATTCTGCGTTTCCGACATCAGTTTCCAAGTCATTTCATCATTGGTTTTCACTACGAAATACTCAAAAAAATCTCTGTACCAATTATTTTTGAAAGAGTTGATCTCTCTCGAGATAATCTGATCTGTTTTAGTACTGAACTTTGAGACAGTAGTCTGAGCTTCTTTATTGATAGAATCGTAATCAGCAAATTGCTTATCGTAAAATTTAACCGTTTTTGCGGTGATGTCGAGATTCATTAATGTTTTTCTATAATCTTCTGTAGAATCTCTGCGGTATTGCAGTTCGTAAACAAATCTGTTGGTTTGAGAATAATAAAAAAGGCTCATGAAAATACCAATGAAAACAAGTGCTTTTTGCATTTTATTAAGTGAAATTTTTTCAGCAAATATAATAATTACACACGTTAAAGGGAGTAATATTTTGTTTTATTTCAACTCCTTCTTCATCATCAAATCTGTCTGCTCCTCATCTCCAAATTTAAAAATATGCTTATCAAATTCTACGAAACCGTTTTTCTTATAAAACTGAATGGCTCTGATGTTTTCTTCCCAAACGCCTAACCAGACATATTGTAAATTTTTATTCTGTGCTATTTCTAATGCTTTATCGTATAAAATTTGTCCCACTTTTTTACCATGAAAATCTTTTGAAACATAGATTCTTTCAATTTCCAGCGAATTTTTATCCTGTAATTCGGTTTGGGCATCTCCAAAATTTACCTTTAAATAACCAATAACTTCCTCATCCGATAAAACAAAGAAAAATTCTGAATTTTCGTTTTGAAGTTCAGCAGTTAGCTTTTCAATGGTAAAACCTTTAGCCATGTACTGAGCTATATTTTCCTCAGTGTTGTGAGGCGAAAACGTGTCGAAAAAAGTTTGTTTGGCAATTTTTTGAAGTTGTTCAACGTTTTCTGTTCCAATTCGTCTAAGTACAATCTCGTGCATAGTTTTTATCTAATAATTTTTATTTTCAATTGAATAAATGACACCTTCTTGGCCATCAAAATTAAAATCTCTTTCATACTGAAATCCGATCTTTTTTTAAACTTTAATGGAAGCCATGTTTTCTTTCATCGCTCTTCCAACAATTGTTTTCAAATTTAATTTTTCTAAGCCATAACCGATGCAGGCTTTTGCACTTTCGGTAGCAAAACCTTGATTCCAAAAATGTTCAAAAAATCGGAAGCCAATATCGGTTTCATCTAAATTTTCATCATATTTTAATCCGCACCAGCCAAGAAATTCTTGAGTTGATTTATTAATAACTGTCCATCTTCCAAAACCATTTCTTTGATAATCTGAATAGTTTTCTAAGAATGTTTTAGCTTCATCAATATCTTTGAATGCTGAATTTCCTGTATGCTTTATAATCTTCGGATTTGAATTTAATTTATAAAAACTTTCTGCATCACTACTATCAAATTCTCTGAGTAAAAGTCGGTTGGTCTCGAGTATTTTCTTCATTATAATCTATTTTTAAACTTAAAGATATAATAAATAAAACGATCCAAAGACTGCATTATTTAGAAATTATTTGCTTTAATTCTTCTTGCAGACACATCAAGGAAACCGAATGCTATCCTAATTTCTAATGTGCTTTGCATTTTCACAATCTCAATTTAAACTTGGTAATTCTTTTATGTAAAAATAATACAAAAGGGTGATTTTTATTAAAAACAGATATTCGTACATTTATGTAGAACTAAAAACTGTAATTATGAGACTCTTAAAATTCATTCTTTTTTTATCACTTCCTGTGATATTTTGTAATTGTAGATCCCGCAGGGATTTAACAGAATGTGATCATCCTTCCGGTTGGTGTAAAGAAATTCGCAACTTATCAGGAAAATCCTGGAAATATGCACAACTTAGTAAAAATGTATATAACAAACCCTTTCAATTTAATCTGGAGAAACATTTTGAGAAAATAGAAGACTTTGAAAATAAAGATATTGATTTTTTTGCTACTCTTTATAAAGATAAACTTATAGGAAAATATATTTTCGTATTTAGAGGTACAGATTCTTTCAAAGACTTTAAAACAGGTAACAATCCATTCAGGCAAAAGCAAAATAAGTACGGATTATTAATTTATGATAAAAGCAAAGCTAAATATAATTTTAGTGAATGCATTGTGACAGGGCATTCATTAGGTGGCGGAATTGCTACACACATTTCTTTAAACAGGGAAAATGCAACTGCTTATACATTTAATAGAAGTCCGGTATTTCGCAATAAAATGAATATTAAAAATGACAGATACACCATTGTAGAAAATGGCGAAATATTAAAATTGCCCAGACTTTTCGGAAGAGAGCCCAATCAGTTATATACTTCGATTGGATGTTCAAAAGGAGGTCCGATTGCTCAGCATGATATGAAAAAACTGGCTGATTGTTTAACCAGAATTGCGGCAAATGAAGATAATGATGCTAAAGAATCACTGCTTCTGAATAAAATTATTACTGAATAATTCAATAAAAAAGCGGTCTTTTTAGACCGCTTTCAATTTATAATTTATTCGCTTTAATTCTTCGTGCAGACATATCCAGAAAACGTTTCACCAGCAAAAATGCGGATATCGTTAATCCCAATCCAAGGGCAATCCACATTCCGAAGGCGCCCATTCTTAAGGTTACACAAAGGAAATATCCTAAAGGAATTGTAATCAGCCAATATGCAATGAAGGTAATAATCGACGGGATTTTCACATCCTGCAAACCTCTCAACATTCCCAAAGCTGTCACCTGAACTCCATCAGAAAGCTGGAATAATGCTGCAATAATCATGAGTTTGGATGCCAACATAATCACTTCAACTTCTTCAGGTTTTGTGAAAAATGTAGGTAAAATATTTCTTCCCAAAACAAAAAACAATCCACAAAGACACATGAAAAGAAAGGCAATTTTCAGATTGTTGATTCCTATTTTTCTTAATTCCACAAAATTCTGTTCGCCTAATTTCCTACCAATCATTACCGTAGATGCCACACTGAAACCTATGCATAAATTAAAAGTAAAAGAAGCCATACTCAATGCAATCTGATGCGATGCAATATCGTGAGCTGAAATTAATCCACAGATAAAAGCTGCTGCTGCGAAAGCTGTCACTTCAAAGAACATTTGTAGTGCAGTCGGGAAGCCTAGTCTAACCATTTTTTCAAACATCTGCTTAGAAAAAACCTGCATCTTTAATGAAAACTGTTTGACATATAATCTGGTTTTTGGTTCTTTCATTAAAACAAAATAAAGAAAAACTACCATGAAAATTCTAGCAATTAAACTGGCTAAAGCTGACCCTTTTACACCCATTTCAGGAAAA comes from Chryseobacterium sp. 3008163 and encodes:
- a CDS encoding MATE family efflux transporter; translated protein: MSFLNKNYTKEALTLALPVMLTQVGQVSVNLFDNIIVGRLLGADALASVSLGNAVFFSMFVLALGFSFAIPPLVSEAHSQNDHKTINSVFSHGFVINMTVGVILMLVLFLGLPLLYHSGQPAKIIPDTADFLWIMAINIVPFMAFQTLREVSEGLSYTIGVTKATIIANVINIVLNYVFIKGIWIFPEMGVKGSALASLIARIFMVVFLYFVLMKEPKTRLYVKQFSLKMQVFSKQMFEKMVRLGFPTALQMFFEVTAFAAAAFICGLISAHDIASHQIALSMASFTFNLCIGFSVASTVMIGRKLGEQNFVELRKIGINNLKIAFLFMCLCGLFFVLGRNILPTFFTKPEEVEVIMLASKLMIIAALFQLSDGVQVTALGMLRGLQDVKIPSIITFIAYWLITIPLGYFLCVTLRMGAFGMWIALGLGLTISAFLLVKRFLDMSARRIKANKL
- a CDS encoding HAD family hydrolase, yielding MNNGITTIAFDADDTLWINEPYFQKAEREFCILLENYLPQHSVSQELFKTEMQNLHLYGYGVKGFILCMIETISRVSENTASLKLINKTIEIGKELLQKPIELLDGVTETLDQLKGSYRLVIATKGDLLDQERKLKKSGLQDYFHHIEIMSDKKESDYRKLLKHLDCQPDNFLMLGNSIKSDILPVLEIGGFAAHIPYHITWSHEQHEHHLEHDRFIELKNMKEVISYLDTKNIF
- a CDS encoding GNAT family N-acetyltransferase; the encoded protein is MHEIVLRRIGTENVEQLQKIAKQTFFDTFSPHNTEENIAQYMAKGFTIEKLTAELQNENSEFFFVLSDEEVIGYLKVNFGDAQTELQDKNSLEIERIYVSKDFHGKKVGQILYDKALEIAQNKNLQYVWLGVWEENIRAIQFYKKNGFVEFDKHIFKFGDEEQTDLMMKKELK
- a CDS encoding GLPGLI family protein, giving the protein MQKALVFIGIFMSLFYYSQTNRFVYELQYRRDSTEDYRKTLMNLDITAKTVKFYDKQFADYDSINKEAQTTVSKFSTKTDQIISREINSFKNNWYRDFFEYFVVKTNDEMTWKLMSETQNYNGYQLQKATTDFGGRIWVAWFSNDVDIKEGPYKFRGLPGLIFLLEDSEKNFIYQLKKNVKLPQMYDTTDFMETHFGKQAIPITNQKFNTYLEDLYLNPTRMISENIKNGGKANFKNENIESIEELNSKKGMLQNGIKGRYIFIEKDKQPNFKK
- a CDS encoding alpha/beta hydrolase family protein — translated: MKIKLTICLLAFLNLYDAQENISYQKPSAEILKLADYDRPPSVLTNSKKDWVVFVYRPTYKTLDDLNQQEMKLGGLRINPVTNISSSTSYSYNLKVRKMNDKTEVQVKGLPTNPKITNTSFSPDEKKLAFTNTTDKGVELWVVDLETATAKKITKDNLNANLGNPYSWIKDSQSFLIKVLPENRPKLTDSSKDLPTGPIVSTADGKVSQNRTYQDLLKNPQDEKNFEILTASELFNVDLNGNLKKIKDQDLYSGISYSPDGNYLMLTTIKKPFSYIVPLNRFPMTTTVYDNKGNVVKVVNEVPLNEIMPKGFSSVRTGKRDMSWRADLPATLVFAEALDGGDQSKAVDFRDEVFTWEAPFTAIPKSFFKTKQRYEGTSWTNNHYAVVSEGWYDTRNTKSYLVDLNDGKSQIIEDRNYQDVYSDPGSFNTTKNDFGRYVLDMKGDKAYLIGAGFTKDGQHPFIDEMDMKSLKKKRLYTSNLKGAKEEIIDIINPAKGEVLTIQQSASQYPNYFKKNIKSNKAEAVTNFANPFESIKDVYKEVITYKRNDGVTLTGTLYLPANYDRKAKKEKLPLLIWAYPTEYKDKNTAGQNTQNPNDFTFPYYGSFVYWTTKGYAVLDDAAFPIIGEGKTEPNDTFIPQLVANGKAAIDAVDQLGYIDRNKVAVGGHSYGAFMTANLLTHSKDYACGIARSGAYNRTLTPFGFQSEQRNYWDIPEIYNTMSPFMNADKMKTPMLLIHGDADNNPGTFTLQTERYFQALKNLGAPVKMVLLPKEAHGYVAKENILHLLWEQDQFLEKCLKK
- a CDS encoding Crp/Fnr family transcriptional regulator; the encoded protein is MLKTNQPFLDYLEKIYNNQDNKGNIILESFEKGEKILTQNEISTNIMLIRTGITKCFFTEKNGHEYIVEFLGKGEIIGEIEVMKNVPCICSIEAITEVTVFSMTIPYFQSLIKSNINLNHLLLDVFAERIVNTSNRSSYQQLHATEHTLSQLLELKAKEMKVSKEDMATYLGTTVRSLNKALKDSKEKMM
- a CDS encoding GNAT family N-acetyltransferase; translation: MKKILETNRLLLREFDSSDAESFYKLNSNPKIIKHTGNSAFKDIDEAKTFLENYSDYQRNGFGRWTVINKSTQEFLGWCGLKYDENLDETDIGFRFFEHFWNQGFATESAKACIGYGLEKLNLKTIVGRAMKENMASIKV
- a CDS encoding DoxX family protein, whose product is MSYSNLKANPIYIDIVLLIVRLFIGFAMLSHGFPKLQMLLEGGDIQFFDFLGLGPKISLGLTVFAEFVCSIFLILGLFTRIAVGFLIFTMIIAGFVVHGADPFDKKEMSLLYLAIYLLIMVLGAGRFSIDGMIEKKRRASEW
- the era gene encoding GTPase Era, whose amino-acid sequence is MHKAGFVNIVGKPNAGKSTLLNQLMGEKLAIVTQKAQTTRHRIFGIYNEEDLQIVFSDTPGVLDPKYGLQEKMMDFVKDSLQDADVFLYIVDVTDKSEQSAFLIEKLNKIPVPVLLLLNKIDQTNQEGLEKIATEWHERIPKAEILPISALNAFNIDVILPKLKSMLPESPAYYDKDMYTDKPERFFVNEAIREKILLNYDKEIPYSVEVVTEMFKEKEGIIFIDSIIYVERDTQKGIIIGHKGEAIKKVGTEARIDLEKFFSKKIHLNLFVKVKKDWRKNDRDLKNFGYR